A genomic window from Vitis riparia cultivar Riparia Gloire de Montpellier isolate 1030 chromosome 18, EGFV_Vit.rip_1.0, whole genome shotgun sequence includes:
- the LOC117907733 gene encoding uncharacterized protein LOC117907733 — translation MKWSPQDAMKAYLHTLQLCKTHFNDQDCTLGTRNLIPPQCMEFISALAAGNQSKLMVQITSDQGITPLTIALAVAAKHTKALFICILHQLQDIEDCKAQLSCYNLEDVVELVQGDPCEVIMGFKNIDFAVIDCKLEDYLRLFKIIDVNPRGSVVVASNLERRRNGASFGEVVKGRKGVEYVTRSIGEGMELTRIRLCCKPQKKRYKRFHVTFES, via the exons ATGAAGTGGTCTCCTCAAGATGCCATGAAGGCTTACTTGCACACTCTTCAACTG tgTAAAACCCACTTCAATGATCAAGATTGCACTCTTGGAACCAGAAATCTCATTCCACCCCAATGCATGGAGTTCATATCAGCTTTGGCGGCAGGAAATCAATCTAAATTAATGGTGCAAATCACCTCAGACCAAGGCATCACCCCATTAACAATTGCACTTGCAGTGGCTGCAAAGCACACCAAAGCTCTATTCATCTGCATTCTTCATCAACTTCAAGATATAGAGGATTGCAAAGCTCAACTTTCTTGCTATAATCTCGAAGACGTGGTTGAGCTTGTACAGGGAGATCCTTGTGAGGTGATCATGGGGTTTAAGAACATTGATTTTGCTGTAATTGACTGTAAACTTGAAGATTACTTGAGATTGTTTAAGATTATTGATGTGAACCCAAGAGGGTCTGTAGTAGTAGCGAGCAATCttgagagaagaagaaatggagCTAGTTTTGGTGAAGTTGTTAAAGGGAGGAAAGGAGTTGAATATGTGACTCGATCTATAGGAGAAGGAATGGAGTTGACAAGAATTAGATTATGTTGTAAGCCTCAGAAAAAGAGGTACAAGAGATTCCATGTAACTTTTGAGAGTTGA
- the LOC117907654 gene encoding uncharacterized protein LOC117907654: MKWSPQDAMKAYLHTLQLSKIQYGQDCTLGTTKLIQPQCMEFLSALAAGNQAKVMVQVLSNEGVNPLTIALAVAAKHCGGRFICFLDQQQDIEDCTAQLSCYDLEDVVEFMHGNPCEVIIQLKNIDFAVIDCKFKDHLRLFQIIDVNPRGSIAVVTNLVRKGNGAGFGEVVREKRGVECVTLSIGEGMELTRIGVTCNHENKRFYVTSEN; this comes from the exons ATGAAGTGGTCTCCTCAAGATGCCATGAAAGCTTACCTGCATACTCTTCAACTG TCTAAGATCCAGTATGGTCAAGATTGCACTCTTGGCACAACAAAACTCATTCAACCTCAATGCATGGAGTTCTTATCAGCTTTGGCAGCAGGAAATCAAGCTAAAGTAATGGTACAAGTTCTCTCAAATGAAGGAGTGAATCCATTAACAATTGCACTAGCTGTGGCTGCAAAGCATTGCGGAGGTCGGttcatttgttttcttgatCAACAACAAGATATAGAAGACTGTACAGCTCAGCTTTCTTGCTATGATCTCGAAGATGTGGTTGAGTTTATGCATGGAAATCCTTGTGAGGTGATCATACAGTTAAAGAACATTGATTTTGCTGTTATTGACTGTAAATTTAAAGATCACTTGAGATTGTTTCAGATTATTGATGTGAATCCAAGAGGGTCTATAGCAGTGGTGACCAATCTTGTGAGGAAAGGAAATGGAGCTGGTTTTGGTGAAGTTGTTAGAGAGAAGAGAGGAGTTGAATGTGTGACTCTATCAATAGGAGAAGGAATGGAACTGACAAGGATTGGAGTGACTTGTAACCATGAGAATAAGAGATTTTATGTAACTtcagaaaattga
- the LOC117907363 gene encoding non-functional pseudokinase ZED1-like, translated as MGKGRKEEKKEREECMLKNGGLLLEKRISYFGGRYSNPIYNFSIQEIQRATDNFNGNLIFNDDVSSFYKWYKGSLEGRVICIRKNFRSSFAENPQIATNEIAVATQMSSHKNVLKLLGCCLETRVPILVYEFSSCEPLAEKIFECYGPFPLKSRLKIAYEIASVIAYLHTAFPRPIIHRDIKPHHFFLDNGSTPKLSNFELSIALPEGATHVDGDLCGTLWYMAPEAFLSGMFTEKTDVFSFGTLILELLTRRRASIIAQMEGVSMRKFVEDHIENYGINDFLDPIILVEGGGVLEQQQFQAMYQLALKCTEEFAEERPTIVDAAKEIRRIQRFVI; from the coding sequence ATGGGTAAAGggagaaaggaagaaaagaaggagAGAGAGGAATGCATGTTGAAGAATGGAGGCCTATTATTAGAGAAGCGAATTTCCTATTTTGGTGGGAGGTATTCCAATCCAATTTATAACTTCTCTATCCAAGAAATTCAAAGAGCAACAGACAATTTCAATGGAAATTTAATCTTCAATGATGATGTGAGCAGTTTTTACAAATGGTACAAAGGTTCTTTGGAAGGTCGAGTCATTTGTATTAGGAAAAATTTTCGCAGTAGTTTTGCAGAAAATCCTCAAATTGCCACAAATGAAATTGCTGTTGCAACACAAATGAGCAGCCACAAGAATGTCTTGAAGCTACTAGGATGTTGCTTAGAGACACGAGTACCTATTCTGGTTTATGAATTCTCATCTTGTGAACCCCTTGcagagaaaatatttgaatgctATGGGCCTTTCCCATTGAAGAGTAGGCTTAAGATTGCATACGAGATTGCTAGTGTAATTGCATATCTTCATACTGCTTTTCCTAGGCCCATCATTCATAGGGATATAAAACCTCATCATTTCTTTTTGGACAATGGTTCTACTCCCAAACTATCCAATTTCGAACTTTCTATTGCCCTTCCAGAAGGTGCAACGCATGTGGATGGTGATCTATGTGGGACTTTGTGGTACATGGCACCTGAGGCTTTTCTCTCAGGCATGTTCACAGAAAAGACAgatgtttttagttttggtaCACTTATATTGGAACTTCTCACTAGGCGAAGGGCTTCCATTATTGCGCAGATGGAGGGAGTTAGTATGCGGAAATTTGTTGAAGATCACATAGAAAATTATGGCATTAATGACTTCTTGGATCCGATTATTCTAGTAGAGGGAGGGGGAGTCCTTGAGCAGCAGCAATTCCAAGCAATGTACCAACTTGCTCTCAAATGCACTGAGGAATTTGCAGAAGAGAGGCCAACCATAGTGGATGCTGCAAAAGAAATTAGACGAATTCAGCGGTTTGTCATATAA